A genomic window from Brassica oleracea var. oleracea cultivar TO1000 chromosome C8, BOL, whole genome shotgun sequence includes:
- the LOC106310424 gene encoding arogenate dehydratase/prephenate dehydratase 6, chloroplastic-like — MKVIAPSHLKLMFGSSQPTSRSYPCVQNAQRSDSCGTSRSEWRSTFATLTSKVVTQKTLPMPQVSVGIDHVNGHNRAARVLGMNQKPLSVNDLPPAPMHGGANLRVAYQGAPGAYSEAAACKAYPNYEAVPCDQFEVAFQAVELWIADRAVLPIENSLGGSIHRNYDLLLRHCLHIVGEVQLPVHHCLLALPGVRKEFLTCVMSHPQGLAQCERTLTKLGLNVTRKAVDNTAIAAEHIAANNLRDTAAIASARAADIYGLEILEDGLQDDASNVTRFVMLARDPLVPRTDRPFKTSIVFAHEKGTSVLYKVLSAFAARDISLTKIESRPNHNRPIRLVDDANVGTAKHFEYMFYIDFEASMAEARVQNALSEVRKFTSFLRVLGSYPMDMTPWSPSSSTSHKASSKMNHSYGNVNMAKP; from the coding sequence ATGAAAGTTATAGCTCCTTCCCATCTAAAACTGATGTTCGGGTCTAGCCAGCCGACGTCACGCTCCTATCCATGTGTACAAAATGCTCAGAGATCTGACTCGTGCGGAACTAGTCGCTCCGAATGGCGGAGCACATTTGCTACTCTAACAAGCAAGGTTGTTACTCAAAAAACCTTACCAATGCCTCAAGTTTCCGTCGGAATCGATCATGTGAACGGTCATAACCGCGCTGCACGTGTCCTGGGAATGAATCAGAAGCCTCTCAGTGTCAATGATCTCCCCCCGGCACCCATGCACGGAGGAGCTAATCTACGTGTTGCGTATCAAGGCGCTCCAGGCGCTTACTCCGAGGCAGCCGCATGTAAGGCTTACCCTAACTACGAGGCTGTCCCTTGCGACCAGTTTGAAGTTGCGTTTCAGGCGGTAGAGCTCTGGATCGCCGACCGTGCGGTTCTACCAATCGAGAACTCTCTCGGAGGTTCTATCCACCGAAACTATGATCTTCTCCTTCGTCATTGTCTCCACATCGTCGGCGAAGTCCAGCTCCCCGTTCACCACTGTCTCTTAGCTCTTCCCGGAGTACGCAAAGAATTCCTCACGTGCGTGATGTCGCACCCTCAAGGCCTCGCTCAGTGCGAGCGCACGCTCACAAAGCTCGGTCTCAACGTCACCCGCAAGGCCGTCGACAACACCGCGATAGCAGCCGAGCACATTGCCGCCAACAATCTACGTGACACGGCGGCGATAGCGAGCGCACGCGCCGCCGATATTTACGGCCTGGAGATTTTGGAAGACGGTTTACAAGACGACGCGAGTAACGTGACGCGCTTCGTGATGCTGGCGCGTGATCCTTTAGTACCGAGAACTGATCGTCCGTTTAAAACGAGCATCGTCTTCGCTCACGAGAAAGGCACTAGCGTGCTTTACAAGGTGCTCTCTGCTTTCGCGGCAAGGGACATCAGCTTGACGAAGATCGAGTCCAGGCCGAATCACAACCGTCCGATCAGGCTCGTCGACGATGCCAACGTAGGGACGGCGAAGCATTTCGAGTACATGTTCTATATCGACTTCGAGGCGTCGATGGCGGAGGCGCGTGTTCAGAACGCTCTCTCGGAGGTTCGGAAGTTCACGTCGTTCTTGCGGGTGCTGGGGAGTTATCCCATGGATATGACTCCTTGGTCACCATCATCCTCAACATCCCACAAGGCTTCGTCTAAAATGAACCATTCATATGGAAACGTAAACATGGCGAAACCATAA
- the LOC106309769 gene encoding uncharacterized protein LOC106309769, with protein sequence MATTLNRLRSSVSALSHRALFNSTRRDSLPSRIPALRSTTRSFLDFYQFGNKKAIEDERARLNDEMNRGYFADMKEFKEHGGKIADANKTVIPALSAVKFPELAVTLSNGKVLKLPISCYSGEVNEESLAVPKVSLVCLSFRASSQGMISSWSKPFLESFGDRKDLQVFEVSFIDKWLLGLAPIKKLLLRVLQKPKSNENSVLQRQVVYSFGDHYHFRKETKILNLLTGYILLLDKSGRIRWQGFGTATPEEVSQLLSCTSQLLEDQ encoded by the exons ATGGCGACGACCTTGAATCGATTACGTAGCTCAGTCTCTGCTCTCTCGCATCGAGCGCTCTTCAATTCCACTCGCCGTGACTCTCTCCCTTCGCGAATTCCAGCTCTTCGATCAACCACCCGCTCTTTCCTCGATTTCTATCAG TTCGGGAACAAGAAAGCGATCGAGGATGAGCGTGCGAGACT TAACGATGAGATGAATCGGGGGTACTTTGCCGATATGAAAGAGTTTAAGGAGCATGGTGGTAAG ATAGCAGATGCAAATAAGACTGTTATTCCTGCTTTATCAGCTGTGAAATTTCCGGAATTAGCAGTGACTCTCTCTAATGGAAAAGTCTTGAAGCTGCCTATTAGTTGTTATAGTGGCGAGGTTAACGAAGAGAGTTTGGCTGTTCCTAAAGTATCATTGGTGTGTCTGTCTTTCCGAGCAAGCTCTCAG GGAATGATCAGCTCGTGGAGCAAGCCGTTTCTTGAATCGTTTGGCGACAGGAAAGATCTTCAGGTGTTTGAG GTTTCATTTATAGACAAATGGCTGTTGGGCTTGGCCCCTATAAAGAAACTACTTCTCCGGGTCTTGCAAAAACCGAAGAGCAACGAGAACAGCGTCCTGCAGAGGCAAGTGGTTTACTCGTTTGGGGACCACTATCACTTCCGGAAAGAAACTAAAATTCTGAACCTTCTTACCGG GTATATCCTCCTACTCGACAAATCCGGGAGAATAAGATGGCAAGGTTTCGGAACAGCAACTCCAGAGGAAGTATCTCAACTTCTCTCTTGCACCTCACAACTCCTGGAAGATCAATGA